In a single window of the Micromonospora inositola genome:
- a CDS encoding ABC transporter ATP-binding protein yields MTAVQLPGVDATPHPPDEGLVLDVRDLRMRYGTVDVLHGVDFTARRGEVLALLGPNGAGKTTTIEILEGFRMRSAGEVRVLGVDPGRGDERWRARMGVVLQSWRDHGKWRVRDVLTHLGAFYAPYDTDRIRRPWPVDDLLDAVGLAPQAGKRVHQLSGGQRRRLDVAVGIVGRPELLFLDEPTVGFDPAARREFHELVHRLADLDETTILLTTHDLDEAEKLADRILILAGGRIVADGSPDELSRRVAGDAEIRWTRDGERFVHSAADATGFVRDLLRQYGDAVQELEVRRASLEDAYMALVYEEESGVRAGTATRVWRQGSSDR; encoded by the coding sequence ATGACCGCGGTTCAACTACCGGGAGTCGACGCGACTCCCCACCCGCCTGACGAGGGCCTGGTCCTCGACGTCCGCGACCTGCGCATGCGGTACGGCACCGTCGACGTGCTGCACGGGGTCGACTTCACCGCCCGGCGCGGCGAGGTGCTCGCCCTGCTCGGGCCCAACGGCGCCGGCAAGACCACCACGATCGAGATCCTGGAGGGCTTCCGGATGCGCTCGGCCGGGGAGGTCCGGGTCCTCGGCGTCGACCCCGGCCGGGGCGACGAGCGCTGGCGCGCCCGGATGGGCGTGGTGCTCCAGTCCTGGCGGGATCACGGCAAGTGGCGGGTCCGGGACGTGCTGACCCACCTGGGCGCCTTCTACGCCCCGTACGACACCGACCGGATACGCCGGCCCTGGCCGGTCGACGACCTGCTGGACGCCGTGGGCCTCGCCCCCCAGGCGGGCAAGCGGGTGCACCAGCTCTCCGGCGGCCAGCGCCGCCGGCTCGATGTGGCGGTCGGCATCGTGGGCCGCCCGGAGCTGCTCTTCCTGGACGAGCCGACGGTCGGCTTCGACCCGGCCGCCCGGCGCGAGTTCCACGAGCTGGTGCACCGTCTCGCCGACCTGGACGAGACCACCATCCTGCTCACCACGCACGACCTGGACGAGGCGGAGAAGCTGGCCGACCGGATCCTCATTCTGGCCGGCGGCCGGATCGTCGCCGACGGCTCGCCGGACGAGCTGTCCCGTCGGGTCGCGGGGGACGCGGAGATCCGCTGGACCCGGGACGGGGAGCGTTTCGTGCACTCCGCCGCCGACGCCACCGGCTTCGTCCGCGACCTGCTCCGCCAGTACGGCGACGCCGTGCAGGAGCTGGAGGTCCGCCGGGCGAGCCTGGAGGACGCGTACATGGCACTGGTCTACGAAGAGGAATCCGGGGTGCGGGCCGGCACGGCGACCCGGGTGTGGCGGCAGGGGAGCAGCGACCGATGA
- a CDS encoding ABC transporter permease, translated as MNPTVAAVRAGVQRGVIELRNSFTNAQDLWNYFFPTAALLTAMFFMRGSTVPGTSFSLGARTLPSALGMGLAFGGMLVLASQLVIEREDGTLLRAKATPNGMLGYLVGKIILMSTVALVSMSVQLVPALFFLDGLRVTSASAWFTLLWVAVLGLVATLPMGAVLGALIENPRNLGLVMLPNMGLIALSGIFYPINGYPGWLQGVAQVFPIYWLGLGMRSALLPDGMAAVELDGSWRHLETLGVLGAWAVLGLVLAPVVLRRMARRESGSRVAARRERAMQRVG; from the coding sequence ATGAACCCGACCGTGGCGGCCGTCCGGGCCGGCGTCCAGCGCGGCGTGATCGAGCTGCGTAACTCCTTCACCAACGCTCAGGACCTGTGGAACTACTTCTTCCCGACCGCGGCCCTGCTGACCGCCATGTTCTTCATGCGCGGTTCCACGGTGCCCGGCACCTCCTTCTCCCTCGGGGCCCGAACGCTGCCCAGCGCCCTCGGCATGGGGCTGGCCTTCGGCGGCATGCTGGTCCTCGCCTCGCAGCTGGTCATCGAGCGGGAGGACGGCACCCTGCTGCGCGCCAAGGCCACCCCGAACGGGATGCTCGGCTACCTGGTCGGCAAGATCATCCTGATGTCGACGGTGGCGCTGGTGAGCATGTCCGTCCAGCTCGTCCCGGCGCTGTTCTTCCTGGACGGGCTCCGGGTGACCAGCGCGTCCGCCTGGTTCACCCTGCTCTGGGTGGCGGTGCTCGGCCTGGTCGCCACCCTGCCGATGGGCGCGGTCCTCGGCGCGCTGATCGAGAACCCGCGCAACCTCGGGCTGGTCATGCTGCCGAACATGGGGCTGATCGCCCTCTCCGGCATCTTCTACCCGATCAACGGCTACCCGGGGTGGCTGCAGGGCGTCGCCCAGGTCTTCCCGATCTACTGGCTAGGGTTGGGGATGCGTTCGGCGCTGCTGCCCGACGGCATGGCCGCGGTCGAGCTCGACGGCTCCTGGCGGCACCTGGAGACGCTCGGCGTGCTCGGCGCGTGGGCGGTGCTCGGGCTCGTGCTGGCGCCGGTCGTGCTGCGCCGGATGGCCCGCCGGGAATCCGGCTCGCGGGTGGCCGCCCGCCGGGAGCGGGCCATGCAGCGGGTCGGATGA
- a CDS encoding helix-turn-helix transcriptional regulator translates to MSETVHNRIAVLRAERGISRRQLADALGVHYQTVGYLERGEFRPSLHLALRIAAFFEVPVEVVFSIEPFPRIGDVTSGAGRSA, encoded by the coding sequence ATGAGCGAGACCGTGCACAACCGGATCGCGGTGCTGCGCGCCGAGCGGGGCATCTCCCGCCGGCAGCTCGCCGACGCGCTGGGCGTGCACTACCAGACGGTCGGCTACCTGGAGCGGGGTGAGTTCCGGCCCAGCCTGCACCTGGCGCTGCGGATCGCCGCGTTCTTCGAGGTGCCGGTCGAGGTGGTCTTCTCCATCGAGCCGTTCCCCCGGATCGGCGACGTGACCAGCGGCGCGGGCCGCTCCGCCTGA
- the dnaG gene encoding DNA primase — protein MYAEEVAEMAGRIRDEDIALVRERTSIAEVISDTVTLKSAGGGNLKGLCPFHDEKSPSFNVSPARNVWYCFGCGAGGDAIKFLMDAEHLSFVESVERLAARAGIQLRYVEEDRSAPRSRPQQGQRQRLVGAHAAAVEFYRAQLTTAGARPAREFLAQRGFDRAAADRYGCGFAPEGWDLLTRHLRQQGFTHDELVTAGLSRPARSGSLIDRFRRRLLWPIRDLTGDVIGFGARKLFDDDDGPKYLNTPETPIYKKSHVLYGIDQAKREIAKQGKVVVVEGYTDVMACHLAGVTTAVATCGTAFGSDHIGVLRRLLLDTDAVAGEIIFTFDGDAAGQKAALRAFEDDQRFVGRTFIAVSPDNMDPCELRLAKGDLAVRDLVARREPLVDFALRHMINRYDLDTVDGRVEAMRRAAPLVAKIKDREKRPEYVRKLAGDLGMEIEPVQRAVLVAGNGHPTGERPASARPAPAAPAVDSPQSMVEREALKLAVQEPVLAGPMFDAVEASEYRHPVHVAVRAAIASAGGAAAATGGAVWIEQVRDACEDLAASALVGELAVEPLRIDGEPDPRYVSITMARLQWGSVTARIKDLKSKVQRINPVSNKDEYFALFGELLSLEQHARALREQAAGGL, from the coding sequence ATGTACGCCGAGGAGGTGGCGGAGATGGCGGGGCGGATCCGGGACGAGGACATCGCGCTGGTCCGCGAGCGCACCTCCATCGCCGAGGTCATCTCCGACACGGTCACGCTGAAGTCGGCCGGCGGCGGCAACCTCAAGGGCCTCTGCCCGTTCCACGACGAGAAGAGCCCGTCGTTCAACGTCTCGCCCGCCCGCAACGTCTGGTACTGCTTCGGCTGCGGGGCCGGCGGGGACGCGATCAAGTTCCTGATGGACGCGGAGCACCTCAGCTTCGTCGAGTCCGTCGAGCGGCTCGCCGCCCGCGCCGGCATCCAACTGCGGTACGTGGAGGAGGACCGGTCCGCCCCGCGCAGCCGGCCCCAGCAGGGGCAGCGGCAGCGGCTGGTCGGCGCGCACGCGGCCGCGGTGGAGTTCTACCGCGCCCAGCTCACCACGGCCGGCGCCCGCCCGGCCCGGGAGTTCCTGGCCCAGCGGGGCTTCGACCGGGCCGCCGCCGACCGGTACGGCTGCGGCTTCGCCCCCGAGGGCTGGGACCTGCTCACCAGGCACCTGCGCCAGCAGGGCTTCACCCACGACGAGCTGGTCACCGCCGGGCTGTCCCGACCGGCCCGGTCGGGCTCCCTGATCGACCGGTTCCGCCGCCGGCTGCTCTGGCCGATCCGCGACCTCACCGGCGACGTCATCGGGTTCGGCGCCCGCAAGCTCTTCGACGACGACGACGGCCCGAAATACCTGAACACCCCCGAGACGCCGATCTACAAGAAGTCGCACGTGCTCTACGGCATCGACCAGGCCAAGCGGGAGATCGCCAAGCAGGGCAAGGTGGTCGTCGTCGAGGGCTACACCGACGTGATGGCCTGCCATCTGGCCGGGGTGACCACCGCCGTGGCGACCTGTGGCACCGCGTTCGGCTCGGACCACATCGGGGTGCTGCGCCGCCTGCTGCTGGATACCGACGCGGTGGCCGGCGAGATCATCTTCACCTTCGACGGGGACGCCGCCGGCCAGAAGGCCGCGCTGCGCGCGTTCGAGGACGACCAGCGCTTCGTCGGGCGCACCTTCATCGCGGTCAGCCCGGACAACATGGACCCGTGCGAGCTGCGCCTGGCCAAGGGCGACCTGGCGGTCCGCGACCTGGTGGCCCGCCGCGAGCCGCTGGTCGACTTCGCGCTGCGCCACATGATCAACCGGTACGACCTGGACACCGTCGACGGGCGGGTGGAGGCGATGCGCCGGGCCGCCCCGCTGGTCGCCAAGATCAAGGACCGGGAGAAGCGCCCGGAGTACGTCCGCAAGCTCGCCGGTGACCTCGGCATGGAGATCGAGCCGGTGCAGCGGGCGGTGCTGGTCGCCGGCAACGGCCACCCGACCGGCGAGCGGCCCGCCTCGGCCCGGCCCGCCCCGGCCGCCCCCGCCGTGGACAGTCCGCAGTCGATGGTCGAGCGGGAGGCGCTCAAGCTCGCCGTCCAGGAGCCGGTGCTGGCCGGACCGATGTTCGACGCGGTCGAGGCCTCCGAATACCGCCACCCCGTCCACGTGGCGGTGCGGGCGGCCATCGCCTCGGCCGGCGGCGCGGCGGCGGCCACGGGCGGCGCGGTCTGGATCGAGCAGGTCCGCGACGCCTGCGAGGACCTGGCCGCGAGCGCGCTCGTCGGCGAGCTGGCCGTCGAGCCGCTGCGCATCGACGGCGAGCCCGACCCGCGCTACGTCTCGATCACCATGGCCCGCCTCCAGTGGGGTTCGGTGACCGCGCGGATCAAGGACCTCAAGTCCAAGGTCCAACGGATCAACCCGGTCAGCAACAAGGACGAGTACTTCGCGCTCTTCGGCGAACTGCTCTCGCTGGAGCAGCACGCGCGGGCGCTGCGCGAGCAGGCCGCCGGAGGACTGTGA
- a CDS encoding ABC transporter ATP-binding protein, which yields MTTAQPLIQARGLVKRFGDFTAVDGIDVEVRPGEAFGFLGPNGAGKSSTMRMVGCISPPSGGELRILGMDPVRDGPAIRARLGVCPQLDNLDPELTVRENLTTYARYFGIPRRVARGRAAELLDFVQLAERADSKVEPLSGGMKRRLTIARALVNNPEIVLLDEPTTGLDPQARHLVWERLFRLKQQGVTLVLTTHYMDEAEQLCDRLVVMDGGRIVAEGSPRALIEEHSTREVVELRFAADSQEAFAGKLDGLGERVEVLPDRILLYVADGDAAVAEVTALGLVPASVLVRRSSLEDVFLHLTGRTLVD from the coding sequence GTGACCACTGCTCAACCACTCATCCAGGCTCGGGGGCTGGTGAAGCGGTTCGGCGACTTCACCGCCGTCGACGGCATCGACGTCGAGGTGCGACCCGGTGAGGCGTTCGGCTTTCTCGGGCCGAACGGCGCCGGCAAGTCCTCCACCATGCGCATGGTCGGCTGCATCTCCCCGCCGAGCGGCGGCGAGCTGCGCATCCTCGGCATGGACCCGGTCCGCGACGGCCCGGCGATCCGGGCCCGGCTGGGCGTCTGCCCCCAGCTGGACAACCTCGACCCGGAGCTGACCGTCCGGGAGAACCTCACCACCTACGCCCGCTACTTCGGCATTCCCCGCCGGGTGGCCCGCGGGCGCGCGGCCGAGCTGCTCGACTTCGTCCAGCTCGCCGAGCGCGCCGACAGCAAGGTCGAGCCGCTCTCCGGCGGCATGAAGCGCCGGCTGACCATCGCCCGCGCGCTGGTCAACAACCCGGAGATCGTCCTGCTCGACGAACCCACCACCGGGCTCGACCCGCAGGCCCGGCACCTGGTCTGGGAGCGGCTGTTCCGGCTCAAGCAGCAGGGCGTCACCCTGGTGCTCACCACCCACTACATGGACGAGGCCGAGCAGCTCTGCGACCGCCTCGTGGTGATGGACGGCGGTCGGATCGTCGCGGAGGGCTCGCCCCGGGCCCTGATCGAGGAGCACTCCACCCGGGAGGTGGTGGAGCTGCGCTTCGCCGCCGACTCGCAGGAGGCGTTCGCCGGCAAGCTCGACGGGCTGGGGGAGCGGGTCGAGGTGCTGCCCGACCGGATCCTGCTCTACGTCGCCGACGGCGACGCGGCGGTCGCCGAGGTCACCGCGCTCGGCCTCGTCCCCGCCAGCGTCCTGGTCCGGCGCAGCAGCCTGGAGGACGTGTTCCTGCATCTCACCGGCCGGACGCTGGTGGACTGA
- a CDS encoding ABC transporter permease: MSVAERARPALPRVPALAVLAHYLVGYRRTWRAGVFSSFLLPVLTVVGFGFGVGAYVDQGVGGVRYLDWLVPGLIASTAMQVAIGESTWPVLSNFRWIKTYFAQVAAPLRVGDILAGHLAFVLFRAFTSTAAFLLVTALFGALRSPWAVAVLPVVLLLSLAVAAPTFAFSAWAPSDSYLALLFRFAVIPMTLFAGVFFPVESLPQGLRWLAYATPLWHGVDLCRAATLGVAPQWSIPGHLLYLAAWALAGWLLARRAFRRNLVV; this comes from the coding sequence GTGAGCGTGGCGGAGCGGGCCCGGCCGGCGTTGCCGCGGGTGCCGGCGCTGGCGGTGCTCGCGCACTACCTGGTGGGCTACCGGCGCACCTGGCGGGCGGGCGTCTTCTCGTCCTTCCTGCTGCCGGTGCTCACCGTGGTCGGCTTCGGGTTCGGCGTCGGCGCCTACGTCGACCAGGGCGTCGGCGGCGTGCGCTACCTCGACTGGCTGGTGCCGGGCCTGATCGCCTCCACCGCGATGCAGGTGGCGATCGGCGAGTCGACCTGGCCGGTGCTGAGCAACTTCCGCTGGATCAAGACGTACTTCGCGCAGGTCGCGGCGCCGCTGCGGGTGGGTGACATCCTCGCCGGCCACCTCGCCTTCGTGCTGTTCCGGGCGTTCACCAGCACGGCCGCGTTCCTGCTGGTGACCGCCCTGTTCGGGGCGCTGCGCTCGCCGTGGGCGGTGGCCGTGCTGCCGGTGGTGCTGCTGCTCAGCCTGGCGGTCGCCGCGCCGACCTTCGCGTTCAGCGCCTGGGCGCCGAGCGACAGCTACCTGGCGCTGCTGTTCCGCTTCGCGGTGATCCCGATGACGCTCTTCGCCGGGGTGTTCTTCCCGGTCGAGTCGCTGCCGCAGGGGCTGCGCTGGCTGGCGTACGCGACGCCGCTCTGGCACGGGGTGGACCTCTGCCGGGCCGCCACGCTCGGGGTGGCGCCGCAGTGGTCGATCCCCGGTCACCTGCTCTACCTGGCCGCCTGGGCGCTCGCCGGCTGGTTGCTGGCCCGGCGCGCGTTCCGCCGCAATCTCGTCGTCTAG
- a CDS encoding ABC transporter permease: MVGLVLPRLVSFEGAPRRSASVAERNFTSLKSAYWLVLISGFLEPVLYLFSIGIGVGALVGDLTLPGGRVVSYAGFVAPAMLASSAMSGALAETTFNFFGKMKFMKLYDGIIATPVQPFEIALGELGWAMIRGTLYSAAFLVVMVVMDLTSVGRAVTAFPAAVLVGFAFGALGMAVATFMRSWQDFDLMGSAQFTLFLFSGTFVPAEAYPAVLRWVVELTPLYRSVHLIRGISVGGAGWSWLLDVAYLLVLTGVGLLVASRRMGRLLYK; the protein is encoded by the coding sequence GTGGTCGGTCTCGTCCTGCCCCGGCTGGTCAGCTTCGAGGGGGCGCCGCGCCGGTCCGCCTCGGTGGCCGAGCGCAACTTCACGTCGCTGAAGAGCGCGTACTGGCTGGTGCTCATCTCCGGCTTCCTGGAGCCGGTGCTCTACCTCTTCTCCATCGGCATCGGGGTGGGGGCGCTGGTCGGCGACCTCACCCTCCCCGGCGGCCGGGTCGTCTCGTACGCCGGGTTCGTCGCGCCGGCGATGCTGGCCTCGTCGGCGATGAGCGGCGCGCTGGCGGAGACCACCTTCAACTTCTTCGGGAAGATGAAGTTCATGAAGCTGTACGACGGGATCATCGCGACCCCGGTGCAGCCGTTCGAGATCGCCCTCGGCGAGCTGGGCTGGGCGATGATCCGGGGCACGCTCTACTCGGCGGCCTTCCTCGTCGTCATGGTGGTGATGGACCTGACCAGCGTGGGCCGGGCGGTGACCGCGTTCCCGGCGGCGGTGCTGGTCGGCTTCGCGTTCGGCGCGCTCGGCATGGCCGTCGCCACGTTCATGCGCAGCTGGCAGGATTTCGACCTGATGGGCTCCGCCCAGTTCACCCTCTTCCTCTTCTCCGGCACCTTCGTCCCGGCCGAGGCGTACCCTGCCGTGCTGCGCTGGGTGGTCGAGCTGACCCCGCTCTACCGGTCGGTGCACCTGATCCGGGGCATCTCCGTCGGCGGGGCCGGCTGGTCGTGGCTGCTCGACGTGGCGTACCTGCTGGTGCTGACCGGGGTCGGGCTGTTGGTGGCATCGCGACGGATGGGGAGGTTGCTCTACAAGTAG
- a CDS encoding YihY/virulence factor BrkB family protein, which translates to MASDETSARRGRNRGPVGPDDGPDSPTQLPGAGWKAALKRTVKEFQDDSLTDWAAALTYYGVLSIFPGMLVLISVLGLLGNSATEGVKDTVNQAVPEKNIRGIIETAITQAGTSGGLASIAAIIGLLAAFWSASGYIAAFMRASNTIYDVPEGRPIWKTLPIRLGVTALVGVLLLAAAVIVVFTGGLAEQVGSAIGLGSTAVTVWNIVKWPVLLILVSLMFAILYWASPNARHGGFRWVSPGGVLAVVIWLVISGLFALYVSNFGSYNKTYGALAGVIIFLVWLWLSNIAILLGAEFDAELERGRAIEAGHPAEEEPYVELRDDRKVKKKRNSASGR; encoded by the coding sequence ATGGCCTCCGACGAGACTTCCGCCCGCAGGGGGCGCAACCGCGGGCCGGTCGGCCCGGACGACGGGCCGGACAGCCCGACCCAACTGCCGGGCGCCGGGTGGAAGGCCGCGCTGAAGCGCACGGTCAAGGAGTTCCAGGACGACAGCCTCACCGACTGGGCGGCCGCGCTCACCTACTACGGAGTGCTTTCGATCTTCCCGGGCATGCTGGTGCTCATCTCGGTGCTCGGGCTGCTCGGCAACAGCGCCACCGAGGGGGTCAAGGACACCGTCAACCAGGCGGTACCCGAGAAGAACATCCGCGGGATCATCGAGACCGCTATCACCCAGGCGGGCACCTCCGGCGGCCTGGCCAGCATCGCCGCGATCATCGGTCTGCTCGCCGCCTTCTGGTCGGCCTCCGGCTACATCGCTGCCTTCATGCGCGCCTCCAACACCATCTACGACGTGCCGGAGGGGCGGCCGATCTGGAAGACCCTGCCGATCCGGCTCGGGGTGACCGCCCTGGTCGGCGTCCTGCTGCTGGCCGCCGCGGTGATCGTGGTCTTCACCGGCGGCCTCGCCGAGCAGGTCGGCAGCGCGATCGGGCTGGGCTCGACGGCCGTCACGGTGTGGAACATCGTCAAATGGCCGGTGCTGCTCATCCTGGTCAGCCTGATGTTCGCGATCCTCTACTGGGCCTCGCCGAACGCCCGGCACGGCGGTTTCCGCTGGGTCAGCCCGGGCGGCGTGCTGGCGGTGGTGATCTGGCTGGTGATCTCCGGCCTCTTCGCCCTCTACGTCAGCAACTTCGGCTCGTACAACAAGACCTACGGGGCGCTGGCCGGCGTGATCATCTTCCTGGTCTGGCTCTGGCTGAGCAACATCGCGATCCTGCTCGGCGCGGAGTTCGACGCCGAACTGGAGCGCGGACGCGCCATCGAGGCCGGGCACCCGGCCGAGGAGGAGCCGTACGTCGAACTGCGCGACGACCGCAAGGTCAAGAAGAAGCGCAACTCCGCCTCCGGCCGCTGA